From one Streptomyces sp. ICC1 genomic stretch:
- a CDS encoding MFS transporter has translation MDGDLRGWRACFLSGAVFAVCMAGTTLPTPLYGLYQEKFGFSELTVTVVYAVYAFGVIGVLLLAGNVSDAVGRRPVLLAGLGLAAASAVCFLCADGMPWLYAGRLLSGLSAGLFTGAATAYVMELAPAGGASRATFVATAANMGGLGCGPLLAGVLAQYAPWPLYLPFAVHIALVAGSAAVLLRLPETVRELRPLSTVRPQRPGLPPQVRAVFGPAAIASFVGFALFGVFTSVSPAFLAQSLDVHNHAVSGLVVAMAFFASTAGQLAVGRVGVGRSLPLGCAGLFAGLALLAGALWRDLLPLVVLSAVVGGLGQGLAFRGALSAVAAASPADRRASVISTLFVVAYTGISVPVIGVGLLVGPLGLEGAGLVFIACMAVLVASAALYLLRRPVRAAGI, from the coding sequence ATGGACGGTGATCTCCGAGGGTGGCGCGCGTGTTTCCTCAGCGGGGCGGTGTTCGCCGTGTGCATGGCCGGCACCACGCTGCCGACCCCCCTCTACGGGCTCTACCAGGAGAAGTTCGGCTTCTCCGAGCTGACGGTGACCGTGGTGTACGCCGTGTACGCCTTCGGGGTCATCGGCGTGCTGCTGCTGGCGGGCAATGTCTCGGACGCCGTGGGCCGGCGGCCGGTGCTGCTGGCGGGGCTGGGGTTGGCGGCGGCGAGCGCCGTCTGCTTCCTGTGCGCCGACGGGATGCCTTGGCTGTACGCGGGGCGGCTGCTGTCGGGGCTGTCCGCCGGCTTGTTCACCGGGGCCGCCACGGCGTACGTGATGGAGCTGGCACCGGCCGGCGGCGCCTCGCGGGCCACGTTCGTCGCGACGGCCGCCAACATGGGTGGGCTGGGCTGCGGTCCGCTGCTCGCCGGAGTGCTCGCGCAGTACGCCCCCTGGCCGCTGTACCTGCCGTTCGCCGTGCACATCGCGCTGGTGGCCGGCTCGGCCGCGGTCCTGCTGCGGCTGCCGGAGACGGTACGTGAGCTGCGGCCGCTGAGCACCGTACGGCCGCAGCGGCCCGGCCTGCCCCCGCAGGTGCGGGCGGTGTTCGGGCCGGCGGCGATCGCCTCGTTCGTGGGGTTCGCGCTGTTCGGGGTGTTCACGTCCGTCAGCCCGGCGTTCCTCGCACAGTCCCTGGACGTGCACAACCACGCCGTCAGCGGGCTGGTGGTCGCGATGGCCTTCTTCGCCTCGACCGCCGGGCAGCTGGCGGTCGGCCGGGTCGGGGTGGGGCGCTCGCTGCCGCTGGGGTGCGCCGGGCTCTTCGCCGGCCTGGCGCTGCTCGCGGGCGCGCTGTGGCGGGACCTGCTGCCGCTGGTGGTGCTCAGTGCCGTGGTCGGCGGACTCGGGCAGGGACTGGCGTTCCGCGGGGCGCTGTCCGCGGTGGCCGCGGCGTCTCCCGCGGACCGGCGGGCGTCCGTGATCTCCACGCTCTTCGTGGTGGCGTACACCGGCATCTCGGTGCCGGTGATCGGCGTGGGGTTGCTCGTGGGGCCGCTCGGACTGGAGGGCGCGGGGCTGGTGTTCATCGCGTGCATGGCGGTGCTCGTCGCGTCCGCTGCCCTCTACCTGCTCCGACGTCCGGTCCGGGCCGCCGGGATCTGA
- a CDS encoding pentapeptide repeat-containing protein yields the protein MRGAHLAAANLKKAELRYADPCGADLSNADLTGAFLDHADLAGANLSGAKLDGIDSYRARGFMPERRDRPCRPWIEEFHWR from the coding sequence CTGCGCGGGGCGCACCTGGCCGCGGCGAACCTCAAGAAGGCGGAGCTCCGCTATGCGGACCCGTGCGGAGCGGACCTGAGCAACGCGGACCTCACCGGCGCCTTCCTCGACCACGCGGACCTGGCCGGGGCGAACCTGTCGGGAGCGAAGCTCGACGGGATCGACTCCTATCGCGCACGCGGGTTCATGCCCGAGCGGCGCGACCGTCCTTGCCGGCCGTGGATCGAAGAGTTCCACTGGCGGTGA
- a CDS encoding phosphopantetheine-binding protein gives MPPVQNVVTTVLTEKFEVAPESVLPDATLESLDLDSLALAELALALQEELGVKVEEHEAAKRTTIAELVAVLHSKRTAQDAR, from the coding sequence ATGCCCCCTGTCCAGAACGTCGTCACCACCGTGCTCACCGAGAAGTTCGAGGTCGCCCCCGAGAGCGTCCTGCCCGACGCCACCCTCGAGAGCCTCGACCTCGACTCCCTCGCCCTCGCCGAACTGGCCCTCGCCCTACAGGAGGAGCTCGGCGTCAAGGTCGAGGAGCACGAGGCCGCCAAGCGCACCACCATCGCCGAGCTCGTCGCCGTCCTCCACTCCAAGCGGACCGCGCAGGACGCCCGGTGA
- a CDS encoding beta-ketoacyl-ACP synthase 3, which produces MTPSAGRAAPPAAVLQGIAGYVPSGVVANAGLPAAWGIDDAWVHRRTGIRERRRAAPGVSTGELALEAGRRALAVAGGAPVDTVLVATSTPDRPMPAMAPQLATRLGLGGAAAWDVSAACSGFLYGLATAAGALLSGCADRVLLVAADVYSTLLDPEDRSAGIVFGDGAGAVVLRRGRYGEPGSILAFDLGSDGSGDELIEVRGGGARERSAPEAYGPGDRHFRMRGREVFQHAVIRMTQSSQTVMKHAGWSPEDVDRFCAHQANARIVTAVAERVPVPGPRRVTNIERVGNTGAASIPLALADAASRGELHAGERVLLTTFGAGLTWGSAAVLWPRLDRTVPGIEPAP; this is translated from the coding sequence TTGACGCCCTCGGCCGGCCGGGCCGCGCCGCCCGCGGCGGTGCTCCAAGGCATCGCCGGATACGTCCCGTCGGGCGTGGTCGCCAACGCCGGACTCCCCGCGGCCTGGGGCATCGACGACGCCTGGGTGCACCGCCGCACCGGGATCCGCGAGCGGCGCCGGGCCGCACCCGGCGTCTCCACCGGCGAGCTCGCCCTCGAAGCCGGGCGCCGGGCACTGGCCGTGGCGGGGGGCGCTCCCGTGGACACCGTGCTCGTGGCGACCTCCACTCCGGACCGGCCGATGCCCGCCATGGCCCCGCAGCTCGCGACCCGCCTCGGTCTCGGCGGCGCGGCGGCCTGGGACGTGAGCGCCGCCTGCAGCGGGTTCCTGTACGGGCTGGCCACGGCGGCCGGCGCGCTGCTGTCCGGCTGCGCCGACCGGGTCCTGCTCGTCGCGGCCGACGTGTACTCCACCCTCCTCGACCCCGAGGACCGCTCCGCCGGGATCGTCTTCGGCGACGGCGCCGGGGCGGTGGTGCTGCGCCGGGGCCGGTACGGGGAGCCCGGCAGCATCCTCGCCTTCGACCTCGGCAGCGACGGTTCGGGCGACGAGCTGATCGAGGTGCGCGGCGGCGGAGCGCGGGAGCGTTCGGCCCCGGAGGCCTACGGCCCCGGCGACCGGCACTTCCGGATGCGGGGCCGCGAGGTGTTCCAGCACGCCGTGATCCGGATGACGCAGTCCTCGCAGACCGTGATGAAGCACGCGGGCTGGTCGCCCGAGGACGTGGACCGCTTCTGCGCCCACCAGGCCAACGCCCGCATCGTGACCGCCGTCGCGGAGCGCGTTCCGGTCCCGGGACCGCGCCGGGTGACCAACATCGAGCGGGTCGGGAACACGGGGGCGGCGTCCATCCCGCTCGCCCTCGCCGACGCCGCCTCGCGCGGTGAACTGCACGCCGGGGAAAGGGTGTTGCTCACCACTTTCGGCGCCGGACTCACCTGGGGGTCCGCGGCCGTGCTCTGGCCGCGGCTCGACCGCACGGTGCCCGGCATCGAACCCGCGCCCTGA